In Camelina sativa cultivar DH55 chromosome 16, Cs, whole genome shotgun sequence, a single window of DNA contains:
- the LOC104753584 gene encoding uncharacterized protein LOC104753584, which translates to MAEGGDTGANPPNPQLGVVQQQQRQNQQEQAELNPPARQATLRDEDAHNRLFANRSAIQPPAPARQDYEIKHSLINLVQNRVFNGLASESPLDHIEAFERLASTTRSNGVPYDYLMLTLFQFSLGDKALRWLNLLDRGSLTTWEQCRAAFLNHFYTKSRSAMLRSKITTFSQGENLMNIFYGGIDQKYQMALDTASRGDFSTNTAAEANLLIENLAASNSNHSHEYDRSVRVVSSVNTDVIKSLTAKVDLLLKRDQQAVNMCDGQTGAYQQVGVNSDFEGTEELNYVGGQGNYQNHGFNQNYRNHPNLSYRSTNVENPQDQVYPPHNQQGNFPQGFQNRGVGFNSSNTQGYHAPSAAPQDNKLELMMQALLEGHKKSSAEINVKIDSMYNDLTGKFERLSSRVDSIDKRVSAISSSSKNKESCNAITLHGGINSFLASAETGSINPETRPAGPIHSDNSSLIPREVGSTDPPYRSIDPVIDEELVSESLRSTDLRTERSVPVLGMENSSSFVSDTDAKESLLVEPKPYRPQIPFPRRHVKKPLDEKKYDRYKEVMSEFTADLSFTEAEKHISLFKKVYNDVVVEEKDLVEVKAFLALEKKNIHAPALKRLPKLEDPGKFVVPCSILGVNFEDSLCDTGSSVNVMSKAVAERLGIDDMKASKIFMLWK; encoded by the exons ATGGCCGAAGGAGGAGATACAGGGGCTAATCCGCCCAACCCTCAGCTGGGTGTCGTCCAACAACAGCAGAGGCAGAACCAGCAAGAGCAAGCTGAACTGAATCCACCTGCAAGGCAAGCCACCTTGAGGGATGAAGATGCTCACAACAGGCTATTTGCGAATCGTTCTGCGATTCAACCTCCTGCTCCTGCGAGACAAGACTATGAGATTAAGCACAGTCTCATCAATTTGGTTCAGAACCGTGTGTTTAATGGATTAGCATCAGAGAGCCCTTTGGACCatattgaagcttttgagagattggctagTACAACAAGGTCTAATGGAGTTCCATATGATTACCTCATGTTGACTTTGTTCCAATTCTCTTTAGGAGATAAGGCTTTGAGATGGCTAAATCTCTTGGACCGAGGATCACTTACCACTTGGGAGCAGTGTAGAGCAGCGTTTTTAAACCACTTCTACACTAAGTCACGATCCGCTATGTTAAGGAGCAAGATCACTACCTTCTCACAAGGTG AGAATCTTATGAACATCTTCTATGGAGGAATTGACCAGAAGTACCAGATGGCACTCGATACTGCCAGCAGAGGAGATTTTTCTACTAACACTGCCGCTGAAGCAAACCTCTTGATCGAAAACCTTGCAGCGAGTAACAGCAATCATAGCCATGAGTATGATCGTTCTGTGCGTGTTGTTAGCTCCGTGAATACAGATGTTATTAAGAGTCTCACTGCCAAGGTAGACcttcttttgaagagagatcaGCAAGCTGTCAACATGTGCGACGGGCAGACGGGTGCGTATCAGCAAGTTGGAGTGAATTCAGATTTTGAGGGAACAGAGGAGTTGAACTATGTAGGAGGACAAGGGAACTATCAGAATCATGGGTTTAATCAGAATTATAGAAATCATCCTAATCTCTCCTACAGAAGCACCAACGTTgagaatcctcaagatcaagtgtATCCTCCACATAATCAACAAGGTAACTTCCCACAAGGATTTCAGAACAGAGGTGTTGGATTTAATAGCTCAAATACCCAAGGATACCACGCTCCATCTGCAGCTCCACAAGATAACAAACTCGAATTGATGATGCAAGCACTGTTGGAGGGCCATAAGAAAAGTTCTGCTGAGATTAATGTCAAGATTGATAGCATGTACAATGATTTGACTGGGAAATTTGAGAGGTTGAGTTCACGTGTTGATTCCATTGATAAGAGAGTCTCTGCTATTTCTTCTAGCTCTAAGAACAAAGAGTCATGCAATGCTATAACACTCCATGGTGGGATCAACTCATTTTTGGCTTCCGCAGAGACGGGATCGATCAATCCTGAGACTAGACCAGCCGGTCCCATCCATTCTGATAATTCGAGTTTGATCCCCAGAGAAGTTGGATCGACCGATCCCCCTTATAGATCGATTGATCCCGTCATTGACGAAGAACTTGTCTCGGAAAGTCTCAGATCGACCGATCTACGTACAGAACGGTCAGTCCCTGTTTTAGGTATGGAAAATTCCAGCTCGTTTGTCTCTGATACAGATGCTAAGGAATCACTTCTTGTGGAACCAAAGCCCTATAGGCCACAAATTCCTTTTCCAAGAAGACATGTGAAGAAACCTCTGGATGAAAAGAAGTATGATCGGTACAAAGAAGTTATGAGTGAGTTCACAGCTGACCTTTCCTTTACAGAGGCAGAAAAgcatatctctttgtttaagAAGGTTTACAATGATGTTGTGGTTGAAGAAAAAGATTTGGTGGAGGTTAAGGCGTTTTTGGctctagagaagaagaacattCATGCTCCAGCTTTGAAAAGACTACCCAAATTAGAAGATCCAGGAAaatttgttgttccatgctcCATCTTAGGAGTGAACTTTGAGGATTCCCTTTGTGACACTGGATCCAGTGTGAACGTAATGTCTAAGGCTGTTGCAGAGAGGTTGGGGATTGATGATATGAAGGCTTCTAAG attttcatgttgtggAAATGA
- the LOC104750370 gene encoding myb-related protein 3R-1-like isoform X2 — MASMRLVEWAAVEAEKSESGISAATQVISTLSIDFSRGCKRVSGPTRRSTKGGWTSEEDELWTNVVQMYKGLTSWKNIVERVPGLKDKRSEVQCQHRWLKVLDPNLYKGNWTKDEDDLLSKLVENHMKNDRPQWSKISKQLPGRIGKQCGIII, encoded by the exons ATGGCATCCATGAGGTTGGTGGAGTGGGCAGCAGTAGAGGCTGAGA AATCCGAGTCTGGTATCAGTGCCGCCACCCAAGTTATTTCTACCCTTTCAATTGACTTTTCTCGAgg atgcaaaagagtGAGTGGTCCTACGAGAAGATCAACTAAAGGAGGATGGACTTCTGAAGAG GACGAACTTTGGACGAATGTTGTGCAGATGTACAAAGGGCTTACCAGCTGGAAAAATATTG TTGAGCGTGTTCCTGGATTGAAGGACAAGAGGAGCGAAGTCCAGTGTCAGCACCGTTGGCTAAAGGTTCTTGATCCAAACCTCTACAAAGGAAATTGGACAAAAGAT gaAGATGACCTCTTAAGTAAATTGGTTGAGAATCATATGAAGAATGATAGGCCTCAATGGTCGAAAATTTCAAAGCAACTCCCTGGTCGCATCGGCAAGCAAT GTGGCATAATCATTTGA
- the LOC104750370 gene encoding myb-related protein 3R-1-like isoform X3, with protein MASMRLVEWAAVEAEKSESGISAATQVISTLSIDFSRGCKRVSGPTRRSTKGGWTSEEDELWTNVVQMYKGLTSWKNIVERVPGLKDKRSEVQCQHRWLKVLDPNLYKGNWTKDVA; from the exons ATGGCATCCATGAGGTTGGTGGAGTGGGCAGCAGTAGAGGCTGAGA AATCCGAGTCTGGTATCAGTGCCGCCACCCAAGTTATTTCTACCCTTTCAATTGACTTTTCTCGAgg atgcaaaagagtGAGTGGTCCTACGAGAAGATCAACTAAAGGAGGATGGACTTCTGAAGAG GACGAACTTTGGACGAATGTTGTGCAGATGTACAAAGGGCTTACCAGCTGGAAAAATATTG TTGAGCGTGTTCCTGGATTGAAGGACAAGAGGAGCGAAGTCCAGTGTCAGCACCGTTGGCTAAAGGTTCTTGATCCAAACCTCTACAAAGGAAATTGGACAAAAGAT GTGGCATAA
- the LOC104750370 gene encoding myb-related protein 3R-1-like isoform X1 has translation MASMRLVEWAAVEAEKSESGISAATQVISTLSIDFSRGCKRVSGPTRRSTKGGWTSEEDELWTNVVQMYKGLTSWKNIVERVPGLKDKRSEVQCQHRWLKVLDPNLYKGNWTKDEDDLLSKLVENHMKNDRPQWSKISKQLPGRIGKQCRERPFTLFFFSHLVSMHHIFPIKLVMLIFCYVF, from the exons ATGGCATCCATGAGGTTGGTGGAGTGGGCAGCAGTAGAGGCTGAGA AATCCGAGTCTGGTATCAGTGCCGCCACCCAAGTTATTTCTACCCTTTCAATTGACTTTTCTCGAgg atgcaaaagagtGAGTGGTCCTACGAGAAGATCAACTAAAGGAGGATGGACTTCTGAAGAG GACGAACTTTGGACGAATGTTGTGCAGATGTACAAAGGGCTTACCAGCTGGAAAAATATTG TTGAGCGTGTTCCTGGATTGAAGGACAAGAGGAGCGAAGTCCAGTGTCAGCACCGTTGGCTAAAGGTTCTTGATCCAAACCTCTACAAAGGAAATTGGACAAAAGAT gaAGATGACCTCTTAAGTAAATTGGTTGAGAATCATATGAAGAATGATAGGCCTCAATGGTCGAAAATTTCAAAGCAACTCCCTGGTCGCATCGGCAAGCAATGTCGTGAAAGACCttttacattgtttttcttttcgcATTTGGTTTCCATGCATCACATTTTTCCCATAAAGCTGgttatgttaattttttgttatgtattttaG
- the LOC104750372 gene encoding uncharacterized protein LOC104750372 isoform X1, which produces MSSLSKGSWPLVLFLVLWCMVVRESNGAPNNVKVGSISKVEDAENFHIYYGQTFKVIKNAIDGKSYLLIQNSSRMAVRTKYCTSRIKSYVIPLINYSVDTQSSQGGIPVSFFELLGLLGSLKGITSEAVASPCVLKLYEAGEVVKLDEGEQQGQVLSQFAAHFISDTDQPQTCNFANFFPLSEGTPLQRAEWIKFLGAFTNLETKANQVYDAVKASYTCLSQMGANKKKSFKPIVAWMGYDQNGCIWSFTKESHKLKFIEDAGGENIDKSINKVSYNITDPDDLEALHAILCTVDAVIDETLSSDPQNYTQTTFLANINVDDNSCFAFLANQSIWRYDKRVRNGTTLDWYDGAISQPNLVLADIVEALFPTGNYTTSYFRNIAKGERVINITSDMCDRDTSLPLVPTVPACG; this is translated from the exons ATGTCTTCATTGTCTAAAGGTTCCTGGCCTCTGGTACTGTTTTTAGTATTGTGGTGCATGGTAGTTAGAGAATCAAACGGAGCTCCCAACAATGTAAAAGTTGGAAGCATTTCAAAAGTGGAAGATGCTGAGAATTTCCATATCTATTATGGACAAACCTTTAAAGTCATCAAGAACGCCATTGATGGCAAGAGCTATCTCCTTATTCAG AACTCTTCTAGAATGGCCGTTCGGACAAAGTATTGTACTTCCAGGATTAAGTCATATGTGATTCCACTAATCAACTACTCAGTTGACACTCAATCTTCTCAAg GAGGCATTCCGGTTTCTTTCTTTGAG CTACTTGGATTACTTGGGAGCTTGAAGGGAATAACATCGGAAGCGGTAGCTTCACCGTGTGTTCTGAAACTGTATGAGGCAGGGGAAGTGGTTAAGCTTGACGAAGGTGAACAACAAGGGCAGGTGTTATCTCAGTTCGCAGCGCATTTCATCAGCGACACTGACCAACCTCAGACTTGcaattttgcaaattttttcCCACTCAGTGAAGGCACACCTCTTCAG CGAGCGGAGTGGATCAAATTCCTTGGAGCTTTTACCAATCTTGAAACTAAAGCCAATCAAGTCTATGATGCG GTTAAAGCAAGCTATACTTGCTTGTCTCAAATGGGTGCCAACAAGAAAAAATCCTTCAAGCCAATTGTAGCCTGGATGGGATATGATCAAAAT GGATGCATTTGGAGTTTCACTAAGGAATCACACAAGCTAAAG TTTATAGAAGATGCGGGTGGAGAAAATATCGACAAATCTATAAACAAAGTCTCGTACAATATCACTGATCCTGATGATTTGGAAGCACTCCATGCCATTTTATGC aCTGTGGATGCGGTGATCGATGAAACGCTATCGTCAGACCCTCAAAATTACACACAGACAACGTTTTTGGCGAACATAAACGTGGATGATAACTCTTGTTTTGCGTTTCTTGCGAATCAGAGCATCTGGAGATATGACAAAAGGGTTAGAAACGGAACAACTCTTG ACTGGTACGACGGAGCAATCTCACAACCAAACCTAGTACTGGCTGATATTGTGGAAGCCTTGTTTCCAACGGGAAACTATACAACTTCATACTTCAGAAACATCGCTAAG GGTGAACGAGTCATAAACATTACTTCGGATATGTGTGATAGAGACACATCATTGCCGTTAGTTCCTACAGTTCCAGCTTGTGGATGA
- the LOC104750372 gene encoding uncharacterized protein LOC104750372 isoform X2: MLRISISIMDKPLKSSRTPLMARAISLFRMAVRTKYCTSRIKSYVIPLINYSVDTQSSQGGIPVSFFELLGLLGSLKGITSEAVASPCVLKLYEAGEVVKLDEGEQQGQVLSQFAAHFISDTDQPQTCNFANFFPLSEGTPLQRAEWIKFLGAFTNLETKANQVYDAVKASYTCLSQMGANKKKSFKPIVAWMGYDQNGCIWSFTKESHKLKFIEDAGGENIDKSINKVSYNITDPDDLEALHAILCTVDAVIDETLSSDPQNYTQTTFLANINVDDNSCFAFLANQSIWRYDKRVRNGTTLDWYDGAISQPNLVLADIVEALFPTGNYTTSYFRNIAKGERVINITSDMCDRDTSLPLVPTVPACG; encoded by the exons ATGCTGAGAATTTCCATATCTATTATGGACAAACCTTTAAAGTCATCAAGAACGCCATTGATGGCAAGAGCTATCTCCTTATTCAG AATGGCCGTTCGGACAAAGTATTGTACTTCCAGGATTAAGTCATATGTGATTCCACTAATCAACTACTCAGTTGACACTCAATCTTCTCAAg GAGGCATTCCGGTTTCTTTCTTTGAG CTACTTGGATTACTTGGGAGCTTGAAGGGAATAACATCGGAAGCGGTAGCTTCACCGTGTGTTCTGAAACTGTATGAGGCAGGGGAAGTGGTTAAGCTTGACGAAGGTGAACAACAAGGGCAGGTGTTATCTCAGTTCGCAGCGCATTTCATCAGCGACACTGACCAACCTCAGACTTGcaattttgcaaattttttcCCACTCAGTGAAGGCACACCTCTTCAG CGAGCGGAGTGGATCAAATTCCTTGGAGCTTTTACCAATCTTGAAACTAAAGCCAATCAAGTCTATGATGCG GTTAAAGCAAGCTATACTTGCTTGTCTCAAATGGGTGCCAACAAGAAAAAATCCTTCAAGCCAATTGTAGCCTGGATGGGATATGATCAAAAT GGATGCATTTGGAGTTTCACTAAGGAATCACACAAGCTAAAG TTTATAGAAGATGCGGGTGGAGAAAATATCGACAAATCTATAAACAAAGTCTCGTACAATATCACTGATCCTGATGATTTGGAAGCACTCCATGCCATTTTATGC aCTGTGGATGCGGTGATCGATGAAACGCTATCGTCAGACCCTCAAAATTACACACAGACAACGTTTTTGGCGAACATAAACGTGGATGATAACTCTTGTTTTGCGTTTCTTGCGAATCAGAGCATCTGGAGATATGACAAAAGGGTTAGAAACGGAACAACTCTTG ACTGGTACGACGGAGCAATCTCACAACCAAACCTAGTACTGGCTGATATTGTGGAAGCCTTGTTTCCAACGGGAAACTATACAACTTCATACTTCAGAAACATCGCTAAG GGTGAACGAGTCATAAACATTACTTCGGATATGTGTGATAGAGACACATCATTGCCGTTAGTTCCTACAGTTCCAGCTTGTGGATGA